The window TTATCATTCTCCAAGAAGACTCCTCGCCTTGCTGTGTATTCATCAGGCCGCATAAAATTAATCCTTTAGGTCAATGATCTATATATTAGGCTAGAAGTTCTGTCGAGGTGGTTGCCTTTGGATAATGATGAGAATATTGAGGCAGTGCGAGTCTAAGTTAGAAAGACTTTTAATTTGTGGTATACATGTGCATCTCCGGAGTCCCATCACCCTCCACCAAAGTCCTTTAGGTGGATCGATCTTTTTATTGCACAAACAACATGTTCAAGATATATAGGTATGGATGATCATGTCAtttctgaaaaaaaagagacaataaAACACACATGTGCAGGCATCCCGAGCATGCACAAGCATGTTCGGTCAAAACTCAGAAAGCCCACCCTACCTTCAAACATAAGCTTAAAGTTGCTTTTACCCTAAAATGAACATGATGCCAGAATGTTGGCTCAACGGTAGCTTATTCACTTAAACGACACACATTCTCCATTCAAGATCCCGGCCGGTATGTATCTTGATGACATGAGAGCGAATTTCTAGTGTTCTTACCgaacaataaaacaaagaaatacaTCTATACATATAAACAAGTGTGAGTCTTGTGATTTAGGAGGAAAATACGTACTCTCTCCTTCTTTTACCTTTTAccatgctatttattttttagtagttGCATTACTTAATTTATTAGCCTTTCAAGCACCATTCCCTTCGACATGCTATCTATTAGACTTAGTTTTGTGTTTTGAGTAAGAAACCAAAGTCAAATGTTTAGGTATAGTATGGaatgatttaagttttttttttttaattttttatccatgaaaaaataatgataaatatgtTTGAATAGAAATGATTTGAAAAGTTCAGTGCAAATTTAAGTCaaatttttgctttaatttattgattgcaACACACACACATGAATCAGTTTTTTCTCCAAATAAATTTCcgatttaactaatttttatcatagattagttataaaaatacattttaaattgtaactcaaaataaaaaaatcattatccaAAGGTGAATCACATGTTACGTTGGATGCCTTTCTGAATAAAATTTTCTAGGTTCGCAACTTCAAGCAACCTTTTCTAACATTTGTTAACATAGAAATCCTCCAGCTAGTAATTCAATGTTCTTTGCAGCATACTGTAAATTTAATGTTATGTCTGTGTGTGGATATATACATTGTGGGCAAAACATCGTCCTTGACGTTCAGAAATTACATTTCTTGCGATACAACCCCGCAATGGGCCTACATTGTCATCCTCTCATTCcctacaaaacataaaatatggGAATACTAGAACATTAAACTATGCTAAAAAATACATAGATCGTCGATCGAACCACTGTCATGATGAGCATTTTGAACAACGAAAAAGAAACTGATGTATGCTAGAAAGAAGCCAAGGCGTATGCCCAGTGCTCATTTCACAAATTGATATCAGAAACCTTTGGCCgaggaaaaaagaaactattGAAATTGATGGGGAACATGTggtgactatatatatatatatatatatatatcatgctCGCAGGAATATTGAGAAGGATGCTGCTCTTGTaccaaaaaaagaacaaaatgacTGCAAACTTCTGAACTAACGACAATTTTCAAGACAACACAATTATACTAGTCAAGCAGGTAAGATAAAGCTTTGAACCTGTAAGTTTATTAACAATAAAAGTCAGATCAAATCAATGTTAGATAGACAACGGAGTCAAGCCAGCACATACCAGGTAAGCAATAAATTAAGATTCAGTACAGAATGGCTAGGGAAAGAAGGTTAATTGAGGAGCGTTGGCGAATTAAACCACAACATAGAAGTAATTCCAAATTGTAATATATATGAACATACAAGGgtaattcaagaacaaaacctCCCCTTAGAATAATTTATACGTTTGTATTTGGTCTTCATCTGTGTGTATAGAAGATGTATGCTCAAGAAGCTATTTAGAATAGTTTGCAGGCCACATCcaaatttcttttcatataaaacacacaaatattcatttcaaaatagaggggggaaaaaagaaaaagaaagcgtACGTTTAATCTACATACAATTGTGGTATGAACCAGTCATGAATCAGTCTGGAAATCCATGAAGTATATATAATTCACGTTCAAGCAGCTGCTCTAGTATGCAAAGGAAGCTATACAAAGATTTCCTAGGCCGGTTCATCATAAGGCCTTTGTTAAATATATAGGATATATAGTAAATTGTAAATGGAACCAGAAAATCAACAGTAGAGTATACTTATAATTGGGAGACACAATCTAAGATGTGCATGGCGAGAACAAAAAGGAAATTCTTTGATCAATGATTTCTTATTTACTATACATAGAGCaactttatcaaaataaaaatcatatcatgGCTAATCACATAATAAACCCAAATGATTAGTGGCACGAATAGATCCTCTAAAACAACAAAGTGGAAGATTGTACCCCACAAGAATCGCTGAAAGGGAAAAGAAGTTTCACTAGCATATATCTTTCCTTAGATAAAATaaccattaattattattttatttttttgctgtttATACAAGCATAGAGCAATCATGCAAATTCTTGCTTTAACCCAAATATTAAGATGACCCAACATTAGCCTATAACTAAAGTGTTGTCGGCCAGACTAATTAGCAAAAGCTCCTCGAGTCTCCATGCATGGTTTCTAAGCTTGTTTGGTATTTAGTCACCGATTAGCACACTAGTATAGTGATTTAACATCAATAATGGAAAACTTTTGGATGGAGACCTTTAGTCTTGTCTTCTAATTTCATACTAACAATAATTTTTCGCCTTGACTAGAAACCCAGCTAGATTCCATTGTTTCTTGCTAGGTTCTTGTGAGTGTTTAGGTAATTTGACTTGACGACTGGTGaacctctctcctctctttccaaaaaacagaagaaggagaagaaaacctGTTATGATACGAGTAATGAGGGAAATGGCCGGAGGAATTTACTAGTAAAGAAGTCAAATTGTAGTACACATAAAGATAATATACAATACTGAACTCGTAGTCAACAAATCTCAGAAGCCACAAGTACTTTTTTTTCTGCCACGTCTTTCATTGTCTTTCCTCCCTTCAACTGAAATGACAACACTAGCTGAAACAGCACAAGTTTCTGAAAATTACATCAATCCATTGGTTATTCAAGGAGTCCATCTACAACTACAAGAGCACAGCAATATAATTATACCAAGGGACTCTGTGTTGCAAGAGGGTAtatgtgttgtgtgtgtgtgtgtgtgtggggctACCTTTATCAATTTTTCAAGGTTACTTAATTAAAAGACCAATCTTTATGGATCAATACTCTTTCTTTATGTTAATTTCCTATGGTTTTCTAGACAGTAAGGCAGTAAAAGTAGCAATACAATAGGGGGGAGGGTAAGTCAGAGACTCGGACATGAAGACTTGGCAGAGATGAAAATCTGACCAAACATCTGCAACCCAACCATTAAAACAATAGTAGTAGTGCTAGACATCTGACATATGATTCTTATGTAATGTCTTTCAAGCTTTAACCACGATAACTGTGACTGAGTTTCCAACACCCTTATAAAATTGATAAGAAGCGCTAATGTCCAAAGAAGGGGAAAGAGAAATGAGGTCACACATGATCTGCAAATCGATGGCTTGGCATACATGAATATTACACAAATGTAAGAGCAATTATAGATGCTCTCAGTCCCAACACAGACCATAACTGCAAGTACAATCACTTTTCTATTACCACTACCGCTAGTCCCATTACTAGTAATATTACTACCACTGTTTGCATCAAAAGCAGATTCATGGTATCCGCAGATCTAGCTACCCATTGTTTCCACATATCAAAGAAAACATAGAAATACCCcaaaaggaggagaaaaagaCTAACCCTAAATACTAAAATGCCTTATAACTCATACATACtagtaaaacaaaataaccaaTAATACGGATAGGGAAATAATTAAGAACTATCAAGAGCAGTAGTATTGTAAACTGCTTGATAAAGGGtactctttgtttgtttttgttaagtTGCACCTGGTGGTGGTGGCATTGGCAGTGGAAGTGGCAGTGGCAGGGCTTGGATTTGTTGCTGTGGTGGACGCTTACGCTTCTTTTTCTCATAGCTAATCCCTCTTGCTTTAGACTGCAAATCACGAACCTCACGAAGATACAGCCTAACAGCACGAGCTCCAAAAGGGTTTGCTTCAGGTTTCCCTCCATTTTCCTCAAAGGCTGCTCGGAGGCGTCCAATGAGCGCGTCAAGGCTACCCCAGGCCTGGCGGAGAGGGCATGGGCAGGGGGCGGGTGGGTTTGGGTGGCCATAAAAGGGGCAGATTGGAGTGTGCACTTTGGTCTTGCCAAATTGGTCAAGGTAGCGAAGGAATTCAAGGACATGAGCACCACTGCACCTGGACAGAGAAAGAGGAGGCCTGTGGTTCTTGAGGTACTGGCCAAAGGTGTTCCAGTCTCGGCGCTTTTGATTCTCATAGCGACTCGGAGTGGTGGAGGATGGTGGTGGCAAGTTTGAGACTGACATGGCTGTGTTGGTGGTGTTGATGTTGCCTATGCTGTTGAAACTTGTGTTTTCAGAGTTGGAGCTCTCCATTTCTTGGATTGAATTCATAGAgttttgttttagttatttCGATCTTTCAGGTGGTTTAGGTTATGTTGCTGCTGCTGGCAGTGGCGGTGGCCTTTCCTCTTCctattttttgtctttatagTCACTCcacccctttcttcttcttcttcttcttcttgtttttttctaggGTTTGCTTCTCTCCTAAACACAAAAACCTTAATTCAAGAGGGGGACggagataaagaaattaaagggCTGTACTGAATCCCTTGGTTTCTTATAGTCCTACCAAAGATTGGATggttctatgtttttttttcttctgttgatGGGAAAAAACCAGCAAGAGCCAAGAAGAAAGAagtaaatgaaacaaaaaacgTTATGATCATTAGTTGATATTACAAGATTTCCATTTTGAAGGGAGAGAAAGTGAGGAGTGGAGCTGGAAATAGTGTAACaaaggaataattttttatgtggaaaaataaagaagggGATGACGAGACAGATGATGGGAGAGAGGATGAGTGGACTCTTCCTCTTTGCTAATGTTAGAGCAATCCAAGAAAAGCttgaattaaggttttttttttttgggggggggggttctggaaaatgcttagtgattggggttttttttaccttaaaaaggTGGAGCAATTCAGCTCTTATTGGTTAATGACGATATATAGAGTGAGGGAACTGTGTTAGGGCTTGTGGGAAATGGCAAAGGGTTGAGAAAAGTAGGTTGCGATGCAGACAGGAAAAAGTTTGAAGGAAAGAGGGTAAAAATTGAAAGTAGTAACATGATTTTGTTCCTTGAGCCTGTAGTCTTGAATGACAATTCCTTTCTAGTAAGTGACCAGAATACCCTCTGAAAAGTTTGAAGGGAGAATGGCAAGGCAAGCTTCTGTTCATTGCCTGATCCACCTCAAGCAGCTCTAACTTGACTCCAAGTTTGCCAGTGCCCTTTCCGAACATCAACACGCTAGGAAATCAACACCTCTGACCACTTAAATAGCAGGGAATTCCTCCTTTCAGCAATATGCATATGCAGATTCAGCAATAGTTCGAGCTGCCAAACcaggtgtttttaaatttatctccTCGATCCTGATACGTTCAGCAGcaattgtcttttcttttcttttcttttctttttccctcccAGTCTTACAGCAATTCTTGTCCCTAATTAGAATCTCCATGGAAAAATATTTCCACTGGTTTAGTAGCagaaattattctaaatattataatataatatatagacacacacacaaatatagAATTTTACAAAAGCATTTATATAGCAGGAATTGAAGCATTCTCTAACATATCACGCTCGCTAGGTCCATGTATAATAATCAATTTCCTTGTATCCtctattcatttcttttacgATTTCAAGCAATATAGTTAGGGTTCCTGGCTAGTCCGAGAAGGCTATTTACAAAACAAATTGATCGGTATACAGATAGCTTTCAGCAAACTCAGCccagattttgaattttgattgctACTAAAAAGAGATgcattttaataatgtttttggtTTACGAACGCTAGCTGCCATTTGTACAAGGAGTTCGTTTCAACTATGATTGAAGCTGTATATAACTATGGTTGTAAAGAGTATTTGGAAATAATAAGTtgttaaatgtatttttaatgttagtatgaaagaaaaaataaaattgttaatgtGCTTATAGAATAAAggtacttttaattttattaattaatttattgtgaaACGCTGTTCAAAATACCTTTTTCAAAAATCCAGTATAATTTCGTTTTGGATCAGGATATTGAATTTCACTATTCCATAcctgtttattatttattaataaaaaaaataaaagagaaggtgATTATTCATCTCTTAACAAAGTATGgcaataatgtttttattttattttatttttaatatttaatttattgtgattaaaTCTTATAACTTATTTAAattgctttttataaagtttttttaatctcatgacctgagttgcgtatttgataaattaacccaaattgactaaagttattttttagatttttaaattttatttttttaattttaccattcaataTTATTGGGTTGATGGAGTATTGGACTtcataattcattttaatttattttcaatgaggttattaaagttttataacCTGAATCATAAATTTACTAGGTTAATATAAGTTGATTCaggtcaatttaatatgttgttgtctcaataatttttttaaaatgtcattttaaaattattttcaagcccttctatttttgtatcaattatccaagttatttttggatttgtcAAGTTAATAAAGTTAAATCAAGTCAATCttcacataatttatttatttttaccaaaaaatacattaaacctacttgaatatatttttatattaaaaatattaatctaactTGCAAGATAACATACTTGAATAATATAGTTTAGTTACTCAGTAGATTTTAGATAgccttacaataaaaaataaaaggcatcatGAGGTCCTCCAAGTAATTTATTTCTTCTCTAGCTCGAACACACAATCCCTATACCCCAAATTGATTTCAAGACCCGTTTGTACTTGGAAATTAGAGGTTCGTTGGTGAAGAGCGAAAACAATTGTGACATTGTTGACCTACCTGAAATCAAAAGCGAGAATCATGGTTGTTCCTGATTTAGCACACACTTCATGTGGAATAAAGGAACTAGAACGAGTGGGGCTTGTCGATAGGAACGGAACCCTACTGCCCAGCTGGTCTATGATTAATGttgatctttcttcttttaGTCCAGATGAAGAAGCATGTAATAGACTTAAACCGCAACAAGGAAGATATGATGAGCAAGATAAAAGCTTATATTGGTGAATTACTCAAGTCTGTGCAGATGGTATCGGATGTGATGGAAGGCCTTGTTAAAAGAGTTACAGTAGAAGAATCTGAAATTGTTGTTAGGAAAGATAGGGTAACTTTAAGTCAGGAAAATATTAGAAGGAAAGCAATCCAAATCGAGAGCATGTCTTCGAAATTCGAGGAGATGATGCAGCAGAGGGTTGAAGAAAGTTTAAGCAAACTAGCAAAGCAAGTGAGGGATGACAGGAAAACAAGAACATACGCACTGAGCAGGGGGGGAGACCATGATGATTCTTTCCCTGCCAGAAAAACTCAATTAAGCTACCGATTTGAAcactgagaaaaaaaatattggattcTTTCTCTTCAATggtgattttctttttggttggaTAAAGGAGGTGAAAATATTGGACAGATGCAGGGGAAATACGAAGGCAGAATGAGAGAGTCAAAATTCGGTGCTATTCATCCGACCTCCAGTTGCTTTATCTTTTACCGCTGGGTGAATATGAGGCAGTTGGGAAGGCAACACAAATTGTCAAGGTTTCGTGACTCAATTCAAGCAGGGTTTCTTGTTTGGTAATAAATAGAAGAGTTTTCTTAgtggtaattttattattttaaagcaaCATAGGCTATTtggttattaaattaaatataataataaacctattttttattgattttttttattgttatgaaaTTACAAAACTCATGATGTAAattgtgatttaaaatataaaatataataagctATAAATACTCAAAgtaattttccttaaaaaaaaaaaacactttgaaatgGAGCTATACGTGACAAGCCAAAGAAATAAGCTATTAATTTACATGAATAGTAAAACTCTTAACTTTTTACCATGTGAAAGTTAAAACACCTTTAGCaatacatatattaatattaatattaacaaaaactatatGAGGAGCGGAGATCATCTTTCCCCTCCTCAACagtacttttttcttttttatttatttaattttaaaatttaattttatactttaatatttaatttatttaaaattaagatttcataaattattttagtttgttttccttAATCTTATGACCTAAGTCATGAGTTTTATGAATTAACCTGGTTAACTCAGagtttttttaccctttttctaattgagtttttgttttttattgtatcCCTTAATATTtggattaattataaattaagttttataattgttttttgttttatatctaTGAGGTTTCTCGGTCTCATTACTCGGATCATAGGTTTTGTAGATTAACCTGATTgacttggggtttttttttagcatttttcttacattgattttttattcaattttatcttttaatgtttaggtttattgtaattaatcttcataatttattataattttctttatgtgAAGTTATCTCGGTCTTATAACCTGAGTCAAatatttaacaggttaacttaggtgacttgagtatttttttatctttttttaaattaatttttttttcaatttcatccttcagcattagattaattgagagttagacttcataatttctttttatctgcTTTTTATAATGTTATCTCAGCCTTAAGATCCAGGCTTGACAAGTTAACATATgttgacttgggtttttttttattcttgttttaattgattttttttcaatttcattctgtaacattagattgattgagaattaagctttaatattatttttttatttttataaggttattaaaatttcatgatctaaataacaaattttatcaaaatcataGACCTACTCAATCgaatatttagttttttccaTCTTGAAAGCATGTTAATGATatcttgatgattttttttatattttttaaaattatttgatataatcCACAATGTAATACAAGTAAATGATCTAATACTATCAAAACACATTTCAACCAAAACCATAGACTTACTCAATCGAAAGTTAAaggaatataaattaatttgattaaagttATTATCTTGACTCATCTCAAGATTCGGATTGTAAGTTACATAAATTAACTTAAGTTAatatatttagattgttttttaaaaatcaaaataatattgtttgaagagaaaaatatcaAGTTAAGTTTTGAATAAATCAACTGggttttaggttaatttatcaGGTTGATTGGGTCAAACAATCAACTTTagactgaatttttttaagttcacaGAGGTGGGGTCAATCCAACGAGTTAAACTGAGTGTTATAACTACGAATTTGACAGGAAGGAATAGATACCAAAATTTAAAAGCCCTGGAATTGCAGTG is drawn from Populus nigra chromosome 5, ddPopNigr1.1, whole genome shotgun sequence and contains these coding sequences:
- the LOC133694274 gene encoding protein LIGHT-DEPENDENT SHORT HYPOCOTYLS 4-like, producing MNSIQEMESSNSENTSFNSIGNINTTNTAMSVSNLPPPSSTTPSRYENQKRRDWNTFGQYLKNHRPPLSLSRCSGAHVLEFLRYLDQFGKTKVHTPICPFYGHPNPPAPCPCPLRQAWGSLDALIGRLRAAFEENGGKPEANPFGARAVRLYLREVRDLQSKARGISYEKKKRKRPPQQQIQALPLPLPLPMPPPPGAT